Sequence from the Neptunomonas japonica JAMM 1380 genome:
GAGCATCATCAGCGTTAGTAACGGTGCTTCTTAAAAATATAACCAGTCGCCTGCTTCGAAACTTTAGGCGTGACTCAAGTTATGACATCCTGTCGCCTTTAAAAACTCTTAATCGTATAAATTCTGAACTATGTTCTTTGGCTTTGGATAAGCATTTAACTATCTTTGCTGGTTTGATCAATAACACAGATAATACGCTTACTTATGCCGTAGGTGGGCACCATCCGATGCCTGTGTATAAGTCGTCAAGTAGTATGTTTGTGTTGGAGGGGCGGGGAATGCCGGTTGGTTTATTTTCGGATGCTGTTTTTTCACAAAATCAGATAGAGTTAGATACGGAGTTTTCACTGTCTGTCTTTTCCGATGGCGTGTTGGAGCTTTTGCCTCAAAGTTCAATTTCTGAAAAAGAGCAAGGTCTTTATGAGTGGCTAGAGAGTAACAGTGCAGATTTAGAAGTACTGAAATCTTATATATTTGATTCAAGTGAGCATCTGGAACAGTATCCTGATGATATTACCATAATGACTGTGTCGAGAGTTTAATCATGAGTCTGGGCTCAATTTTTTATGCTGTTGTAGATAACCACTATGTCATTAAATTTGTTGGTGAAGTGCGCTTAACGCTGTGTTCGTCTTTGGATACTCATATTGAGCGGATACTATCATCAGATCAGTGTGACCAAGTGTTAGTGGATTTAACAGAAGCAACTTGTCTTGATAGCACGACTTTTGGACTTATAGCAAAGCTAGCGATACGTGCCAAGAATAAGGAATTCCCTACGCCTGTTTTAGTGTCGACGCACGATGATGTGACGAAAACTTTATTGAGTATGGGGTTTGATCATATTTTTGTTTTACTTGAGTCTTTACCCAAGACTCAATGTGAATTGCAGCATGTTCCGGTAGTGCAAGAGTCCGTTGAGGCAACTCAGCTTCGTATTATTAGTGCCCATAAAATTTTAATGTCGTTAAATGATTCAAACTATGAAGCATTTAATAATCTGATTAGTGTGTTAGAGCAAAAATAGGACTTTTTCCTATAGCCTCGATTTATGCAGTCTGTAGAATAACGGTTGTCAGGGATGCAGCAGGGATGTTGATTTAACGAACGGAATTGTTCGTCTGGCCATCGCATCAGGATTGTTGTGATGATTTACATGGATGTGAACGAAGGGCTCGTTGCAGGATGCATTTAGAGCCCTTTATTTTTTATATGCTTACTTCGTGGCTTGCTAGTACTTGTTCTAACTTTACCTGATCCGCTGCGAAATTCCTTATACCTTCCGCTAGTTTTTCTGTTGCCATTGCATCTTCATTCATTAACCATCGAAAAGTTGCTTCGTCATTATCTGGAATGGCGATCTCTGAAGTAGCTGTTTCTGTGCTTAGCTTTTGAGGTAATGCAGCATGAGAGTTTTCTAGTTCGCTCATTAGTTGTGGGCTGATGGTGAGTCGATCACAACCCGCAAGGCACTGGATTTCAGTAATACTTCTAAAGCTGGCACCCATCACAATGGTTTTATAATCATTTACTTTATAAAAGTTATAGATGCTTGAAACAGAGACTACACCAGGATCTAATTCGCCAGAATAGTCTTGTTCAGGTTGCTTCGCTTTATACCAGTCTAAAATGCGTCCAACAAAAGGCGAGATCAAGTAAGCGCCTGCATCGGCACAGGCAGCGGCTTGTGCAAAGCTAAAGAGCAAAGTTAGGTTACAGTTAATGCCTTCTTTTTCTAAAATTCGGGCTGCTTGTATGCCTTCCCAAGTTGATGCAATTTTTATTAAGATGCGATCATTGCTGATGCCTGCATCGTTATATAAGCGAATGAGTTGGTGTGCTTGTTCAACTGTCGCAGCGGTATCAAAAGATAGGCGGGCGTCCACCTCGGTAGAAATCCTGCCAGGAATTATTTTAAGAATCTCTAGGCCGATTAAAACGCTTAGTTTTTGGGTCATCAAAGAGAGCTGTGTTTTAGGCTCTTGGCTTTGCTCATATGCCCACGCTTTGGCTTGGTCAAGCAAAGGGCTATAGATAGCTAGGCCAGCTGCTTTGAGTAGCAGTGATGGGTTTGTGGTTGCATCCACGGGCGTGAATTGGCTGATAGCCTCTATATCACCCGTATCGGCAACTACGGTTGTCATTGATTTAAGTTGCTGCAGTTGGCTTTCCATGGGTTGGATTTCCATAAATTATCTTTTGGTGAATTAGTTAAACTCTTTTATTTTAGCGAGGGCTTGTTGAATCACTTCAATACCCGCACCACGTTTGTGAGCTTGTTCACTAATCAGGCGGCGAAATTGCTTACCTCCAGGCATACCATGAAATATACCTAAAATATGTCGAGATATGTGATTAAGGTATACATCTTGCCTGAGCTGTTCTTCAATATAGGGTAAATACGCTTCAATAGCCTCTATACGGCTCATAGTCTGTTGGTTTGTGCCATATAGAGCATTATCCACTTCGGCGAGTATATAGGGGTTTTGGTAGGCCTCTCTTCCCATCATGACGCCGTCAACATATTTAAGGTGCTCTTGAGAGTCGTCTAAGGTTTTGATGCCACCGTTAATGATAATTTCAAGCTCAGGAAAAGCTTGTTTAAGCTTATAAACCCTATCGTATTGTAAAGGTGGTACATCTCGATTTTCTTTCGGACTAAGGCCCTGCAAAATAGCTTTTCGAGCATGTACGATAAATGTGTTGCACCCTGAAGTCTTTACAGTATCGACAAAGTGGTGAAGAAGCTCGTCGCTATCGAGGTTATCAATACCTAAGCGGTGCTTAATGGTGACTGGGATATCTACGGCTTCCTGCATAGCTGACATGCAATCACGCACTTTTTCAGGGTACTCCATTAAGCAAGCGCCAATCATATTGTTCTGAACGCGATCACTTGGGCAGCCAACATTTAAATTAACTTCATCATAGCCATATTCTTGTGCCAGACGTGCGCATTTTGCTAGATCTGTTGGATCGCTGCCACCGAGTTGTAGAGCGACGGGGTGTTCGCCTTCGTTATAAGCGAGGTGGCGATGCTTATCACCAAAAATTAGCGCGCCTGATGTGACCATCTCTGAATAAAGCACGGTATTTTGGGATAAGACACGATGAAACATGCGACAGTGCTTATCTGTCCAATCCATCATAGGTGCTATGCAAAAGCGGCGATTCAGCGTATCCCGCGTGGTGTCTGATTTTAAGGCTGTATTCGTTGAGTTATTCAATGTTCTATTTTAGGCCGTTTGGGGTTGTTTTAGCATATAGAGTGCTACAAAAAGTGCTACATAAACCCGTGTAGCACTGGCTTTGTAGCACTGGAATGCTGATGACAGCTATCACACCGCGTAAACGAAGAGGTGGATTTGTTGCGCATACCGTTCAAATTCGTATTCGTCGAGCTGGCAAGATTATATATCAAGAATCAAAAACATTCGATCAGCGCAAGCTAGCTGAGCGATGGGCGCGAAAGCGTGAGGCTTTTTTTAATTGATGAGGTTTCAGGTGTGTATGTATTAAGTGGGTGCGATTAATGAGATGCAAAAGCAGAATATGTGACTACTTTGGTGCTGGAGGGGCATTTATTGTGACGTATTCGGTATGTTAATTCTGCTGCATATATGGGTAGGAAATACCTTATGCTCTCGCTATAAAGCAGATAATACCCATTACAAGCGCGCCGGATAAGGCGGATAGTACGCAGGCTATTATCATTGGTTTATATTCGTTATTCATGTGGCTCCCCTTTTTGCATTGGTTCAGTATAGGTGGTTGTTTGGGGAGGTGGTGTTAATTGTTTGTGATTTTGTTAACAAAGGGGTTATCAGTGCTAGCGCATTTAGCTTTAATAGTGCTGGATAGTCGGAATGCGTTAGTATCTTTGGGTATATAAAAGCTGATGTACTAGTAAGGATTGGTACTGCAAATAGAGCTTAAAAAGTGAAATAAAAAAGCCCTGCAAGTAGCAGGGCTTAAGAGTTTAAGATAAGTGCAGTCGGAGGGTTTAGCGCTGGTCGAAATCGACCACGACTTTATCTGATATAGGGTGTGCTTGGCAGCTCAGAATATAACCGGCTTCGATCTCGTGTTTTTCAAGACCGTGAGTGATGTCCATATCGACTTCACCTTCTACTAGCTTGCATTTGCAGGTAGAGCATACACCAGCCTTACAGGCGTAAGGTAATTCCATACCATTGTCCATGCCCGCATCTAAGATGTTTGAGCCTACAGTGGCCAGTTCAAACATGATTGAGCGACCATCAGCAACCACAGTTACTTTACTCAGTTTTTCCTCGCCAAACTCTTCGATACGTTTCTGGGCTTTGTCTAGAATCGCTTGGGAGTCGGCTGATGAATTTGCAAACAGCTCGTAATGAATCTGATCGTCGCTTAAGCCTTCCATGCGAAAGCCCCGAGATACTTCAGACATCATTGACTCGGGTCCACAAATAAAGGCTTCATCAGTGCTCTTGATATCAATCAAGCCGCTTTTTTGAAGAGCGAATCCTTTCTTGTTATCAATACGGCCATTAAGTAAATCAGCGCCTTGGTCTTCAAAATCCATAATATTGATCCACTGGAAGCGATCCATATAACGGTTTTTGACAAAGTTTAGCTCTTCTTTGAACATCACTGAGTTGCTACGACGGTTGCCGTAGATCAATGTAACACGGCTATCAGCTTCAACATCTAGTACGGATTTTATAATCGAGATCATGGGCGTAATACCTGAGCCTACAGCGATACACATGTAGTTCTTGGTATTGTTGGCTTTGAGCTCGGTATGGAAGCTACCTTGGGGAGGCATAACTTCTATTTCATCACCGGCTTTAAAAGTATCATTAGCAAAGTTTGAAAACTTACCGTTTTTTACGCGTTTGATACCTACGCGCATATGCCCATCGTTAATGCCTGAACATATGGAATATGAACGACGCACATCTTCACCGTCGATCATGGCTTTAATTGTCAAAAATTGACCTTGGATAAATGTAAATTTTTCTTTTAGAGCTTCTGGAACATCGAATGTTACACAGACAGCCGTATCCGTTTCCGGTTGTACGTCAGCTATCTTTAATGTGTAGAAATTGGTGTCAGACATCGCTTCACCTATATCTTTTTAAAATAGTCAAATGGCTCACTGCAATCATTGCATTGGAACAGTGCTTTGCAGGCAGTAGAGCCAAACTCACTGATCCTTCGAGTATTTCTGGAATTACAATGTGGGCATTGGGCATGAGCTTCTGGTGTTAAACCTTCTTCACAAAGATCGGCATCTTCAGGTGGCGCAATGCCATACTCGCGAAGATTTTTACGTCCTTGTGGCGACATCCACTCGGAACTCCAGGCTGGCGAGAGCTTGGTTTTTATAACCACCTCTTGATAGCCTGCTTTGTTGAGTTCGGCTTTTACATCGCTACTGATGGTATCCATAGCAGGGCAGCCAGAATAGGTGGGAGTGATAGTCACTACCACACTGCTTCCGTCGAGCTCTACATCACGCAAAATACCTAGATCCCAAATACTCAGAACGGGCACTTCAGGATCTTTTACTTCATCGAGAATATCCCAGAGATTTTTTACCTCTGCGTTATTGCGTTGTTGCAGACGTTGATACTGTTCGTCTGGCATCAGTGAGATCTGTTTCATCATCAATTACCACTGGCAACCGGGGTGGGAGCGGTGCACGATTTGCATTTGGGTCAGCATGTGGCCCAAGTTTTCTGTGTGATAACCGGTGCGCCCGCCACGTACAGCCCAGCTATCTTCAGGAACTGTTATGGTTGCTTCTGTGAGAATAGCACTGACTTCTTTGTGCCATTGATCACGCAGCTTAGAGACATCAACACCGATACCGTTGTCAGCCAATAACTGCTCAGTTTCATCCATGTCGAACATCTCATGGGTATAGCCCCATAGTTGGTCAACTGCTTTTTGGGTACGCTTGTGGCTTTCTTCGGTACCATCTCCAAGACGGTGGACCCAGTCACGACTGCGGCGCACGTGGTACTTTGTTTCTTTGACTGATTTTGCAGCGACGGCGGCGAGTCTTTCATCTTTTGATTGTGCAAGCTTAGGTAGTACTAGGCTGTAGTAAACATCAGCAAGCAGCTGGCGAACTTGCGAATAGGCAAAGTCACCGCGTGGCATTTCTAGTAATAGCAGGTTGCGATAGTCTCGATCACTACGCATATAAGCAAAATCGTCTTCGGTACGGCCATCATCAGCAAGTTCTGCTGCATAGGTGTAGAACATACGTGCACGACCTACGTAATCTAATGATACGTTGGCATAGGCGATATCTTCTTCTAAAAATGGGCCATAGCTTACCCATTCAGATATGCGGTGTCCCAATACAACAGCATCGTCGCCTAAGCGAGTCGCGTATTCCAGTGTGGCTGCTTTAATTGCATCGCTCATCTTAAATAGTCCTCACTGAATTACATGTTGTTAACTGGATCAGGCAATACATAATAAGTCGCGTGACGGTATGGTTTGTCGTCTGAAGGGTCGTAAAAACTCTCAGCATCATCTTCTTGAGAAGCGCAGATATCGTTTGATTTCATTACCCAAATGCTAACGCCTTCGCTGCGACGGGTGTAACAATCGCGAGCGTATTCTAGCGCCTGAGCGTGATCTTCTGCGTGTAAGCTGCCTACATGTTTATGATCAAGACCACGTTTTGAGCGGATGAACACTTCAAACAGTTCTAGTTTTTCAGTTGTCATATCAGATACCCCTTACGCCACGTTTTTTGTTTTGTTGGCATTTTTTTGTCGTTATATGCAGTAATAGCATCACGTACCCAAGCGCCTTCTTCATGAGCGGCAACATGGTGCTCAATACGCTGGCGGTTACAGTGGCCATTTCCGTTGATTACGCTGTAGAACTCTTCCCAGTCAATGTCGCCATGATCATAATGACCACGCTCTTCATTCCACTTGATCGCAGGATCTGGGTGCTCTAGTCCTAAAAATTCGATCTGTGGAACTGTCTGATCGATAAATTTCTGGCGTAAGTCGTCATTGGTTTCACGTTTGATCTTCCACTCCATTGATTTTGCAGAGTGTGCGGATTCTGAGTCGTGTGGGCCAAACATCATTAGTGCTGGCCAATAGAAGCGGTTCAGAGAATCCTGTGCCATCTGCTTCTGTTCCGGCGATCCTTGAGCGAGAACTAGCAATGCTTCATAGCCTTGACGCTGATGGAAGCTTTCTTCTTTACAGATGCGAATCATGCCGCGTGAATAGGGGCCGTATGAGGTGCGTTGTAGAGATACTTGATTCACAATAGCCGCGCCATCAACCAGCCAACCAATAGCACCCACATCACCCCAGGTAAGGGTAGGGTAGTTAAAAATAGATGCGTATTTAGCAGTGCCTTTTTGTAATGCTTCGATCATTTCGGCACGAGAGATACCGAGCGTTTCGCAAGCACTGTAAAGGTACAGTCCGTGGCCTGCTTCATCTTGCACTTTGGATAGCAGAACGACTTTACGACGCAAAGAAGGTGCACGGGTAATCCAGTTTCCTTCAGGTTGCATACCGATTACTTCAGAGTGTGCATGCTGAGACATCTGACGGGTTACATTTTTGCGGTATGCATCCGGCATCCAGTCCTTGGGTTCGATTTTCTCTTCAGCGTTGATCTTACGCATGAAATTTTGTTCTTCTGGCGTCATTTTTCTGCTCTCCGATGTTCTGGTTCGTTTGTCAGACTACGAATTTTTTATTGTCTTCATAGCAGTCAGCATCTACCCAATCGTGCTATTGGTCTTGCCGTTTATCGTATAAAAAACTCACCTTTGAGGAAGGCTTATCCGTTACATATAACAGCGATAGAATAAATGTACCTCGAAATTTTTTTAAATGATACATAAAATTACATAAAAACATAAATTATTGTATCACTTGATTATGTTTTAACACTTCTATCCCAGTGTTTATGAGACTTTTGGCGATACTGTAAAGTTTATATTTGTAAATTAATAAGATTGAAATCAAGACGTAAGTCTAGAAAATAGGCGATAAAACAGAGATAAAAAATAGTTTTTTTATTAAAAGAAAAAGAAGAAAAGCTAGAAGGTTTTTTAGCGTATGTACAATGATGTGTCTGTTAAATGGAACGCTAAAGCAGGTGAGGTGTGTCCGATATAATGCTGTTTACACCCATGCCCCACAGTTCTTTAGCGGCACTAGAATCATTGCATGTGTAGACGATCAATTGGTAACCGGCCGCTGTAATGGCGTGTGCAAGTCGTGGTGTTAAGCATTCCCAATCACAATGTAAGCTAACGGCATTGAGCTCTTGCATTGTATTGTGCCAGTCACTGTCTATTTCTTCGTAAAGCAGGCCTAGAGGTTGCTCTAAATCAAGTTGCCGGTAATAGCGTAAAATGTCATGGTCAAAACTGCTGATCAACAATGGCTTGCTGCTGCTCCAATGTTTTTTGATAGTGGGGTGGATAAGGGCTGTTATTTTTTGTGGTGAAATTCCTTCCTGTGGTTTTAGTTCAAGATTAAGACCCATGTTTAGACTAGAGATTAATTTCAGTGCTTTGGTGAGTGTGGGAATTTGTTCACCGCTGAACTCCTCAGAAAACCATCTACCAGCATCTATGCTCGGTAAATGCTCAGAAGTGATGTTGAGTAAAGAGCCTTGGCTGTTACTGCAACGCTCCAATGTGTCGTCATGACAGAGAACAACGGTAGCATCGCCTAAAATACTCGCATCAACTTCAACCCAATCTATATTATGTTGAGCCGCCGCTTTAATAGATACCAATGTATTTTCTGGGGCTAAGGATGCTAAACCTCGGTGGCCAATAATACGACTTGCTTTCATTGCAGCGTCTCCTAAAAATATTCGCTATTTAAAGGCTTATGTTTATCAAAATTTCACACTTGGTACTTTTTTAACTTCGCTAGCTTCGGCTTCATCCAATTCAAAAAACTCAAATTTAGTAAAGCTAAAGCGCGTTGCCACTAAATTGGATGGGAAGCTATCGACCATGATATTAAGCTCTCGTACTGAGCCATTGTAAAAGCGCCGTGCCATTTGGATTTGGTCCTCCAGTTCTTTTAGCTGTCCTTGCAGATCTAAAAAATTACTATTAGCTTTTAAGTCAGGATAATCTTCTGCTAATGCGAACAGTTGTCGCAGAGCACCAGATAGCATTGTTTC
This genomic interval carries:
- a CDS encoding STAS domain-containing protein; translated protein: MSLGSIFYAVVDNHYVIKFVGEVRLTLCSSLDTHIERILSSDQCDQVLVDLTEATCLDSTTFGLIAKLAIRAKNKEFPTPVLVSTHDDVTKTLLSMGFDHIFVLLESLPKTQCELQHVPVVQESVEATQLRIISAHKILMSLNDSNYEAFNNLISVLEQK
- the tal gene encoding transaldolase encodes the protein MESQLQQLKSMTTVVADTGDIEAISQFTPVDATTNPSLLLKAAGLAIYSPLLDQAKAWAYEQSQEPKTQLSLMTQKLSVLIGLEILKIIPGRISTEVDARLSFDTAATVEQAHQLIRLYNDAGISNDRILIKIASTWEGIQAARILEKEGINCNLTLLFSFAQAAACADAGAYLISPFVGRILDWYKAKQPEQDYSGELDPGVVSVSSIYNFYKVNDYKTIVMGASFRSITEIQCLAGCDRLTISPQLMSELENSHAALPQKLSTETATSEIAIPDNDEATFRWLMNEDAMATEKLAEGIRNFAADQVKLEQVLASHEVSI
- the dusA gene encoding tRNA dihydrouridine(20/20a) synthase DusA; translation: MNNSTNTALKSDTTRDTLNRRFCIAPMMDWTDKHCRMFHRVLSQNTVLYSEMVTSGALIFGDKHRHLAYNEGEHPVALQLGGSDPTDLAKCARLAQEYGYDEVNLNVGCPSDRVQNNMIGACLMEYPEKVRDCMSAMQEAVDIPVTIKHRLGIDNLDSDELLHHFVDTVKTSGCNTFIVHARKAILQGLSPKENRDVPPLQYDRVYKLKQAFPELEIIINGGIKTLDDSQEHLKYVDGVMMGREAYQNPYILAEVDNALYGTNQQTMSRIEAIEAYLPYIEEQLRQDVYLNHISRHILGIFHGMPGGKQFRRLISEQAHKRGAGIEVIQQALAKIKEFN
- the paaE gene encoding 1,2-phenylacetyl-CoA epoxidase subunit PaaE, whose protein sequence is MSDTNFYTLKIADVQPETDTAVCVTFDVPEALKEKFTFIQGQFLTIKAMIDGEDVRRSYSICSGINDGHMRVGIKRVKNGKFSNFANDTFKAGDEIEVMPPQGSFHTELKANNTKNYMCIAVGSGITPMISIIKSVLDVEADSRVTLIYGNRRSNSVMFKEELNFVKNRYMDRFQWINIMDFEDQGADLLNGRIDNKKGFALQKSGLIDIKSTDEAFICGPESMMSEVSRGFRMEGLSDDQIHYELFANSSADSQAILDKAQKRIEEFGEEKLSKVTVVADGRSIMFELATVGSNILDAGMDNGMELPYACKAGVCSTCKCKLVEGEVDMDITHGLEKHEIEAGYILSCQAHPISDKVVVDFDQR
- the paaD gene encoding 1,2-phenylacetyl-CoA epoxidase subunit PaaD, with product MMKQISLMPDEQYQRLQQRNNAEVKNLWDILDEVKDPEVPVLSIWDLGILRDVELDGSSVVVTITPTYSGCPAMDTISSDVKAELNKAGYQEVVIKTKLSPAWSSEWMSPQGRKNLREYGIAPPEDADLCEEGLTPEAHAQCPHCNSRNTRRISEFGSTACKALFQCNDCSEPFDYFKKI
- the paaC gene encoding 1,2-phenylacetyl-CoA epoxidase subunit PaaC; the protein is MSDAIKAATLEYATRLGDDAVVLGHRISEWVSYGPFLEEDIAYANVSLDYVGRARMFYTYAAELADDGRTEDDFAYMRSDRDYRNLLLLEMPRGDFAYSQVRQLLADVYYSLVLPKLAQSKDERLAAVAAKSVKETKYHVRRSRDWVHRLGDGTEESHKRTQKAVDQLWGYTHEMFDMDETEQLLADNGIGVDVSKLRDQWHKEVSAILTEATITVPEDSWAVRGGRTGYHTENLGHMLTQMQIVHRSHPGCQW
- the paaB gene encoding 1,2-phenylacetyl-CoA epoxidase subunit PaaB yields the protein MTTEKLELFEVFIRSKRGLDHKHVGSLHAEDHAQALEYARDCYTRRSEGVSIWVMKSNDICASQEDDAESFYDPSDDKPYRHATYYVLPDPVNNM
- the paaA gene encoding 1,2-phenylacetyl-CoA epoxidase subunit PaaA, whose protein sequence is MTPEEQNFMRKINAEEKIEPKDWMPDAYRKNVTRQMSQHAHSEVIGMQPEGNWITRAPSLRRKVVLLSKVQDEAGHGLYLYSACETLGISRAEMIEALQKGTAKYASIFNYPTLTWGDVGAIGWLVDGAAIVNQVSLQRTSYGPYSRGMIRICKEESFHQRQGYEALLVLAQGSPEQKQMAQDSLNRFYWPALMMFGPHDSESAHSAKSMEWKIKRETNDDLRQKFIDQTVPQIEFLGLEHPDPAIKWNEERGHYDHGDIDWEEFYSVINGNGHCNRQRIEHHVAAHEEGAWVRDAITAYNDKKMPTKQKTWRKGYLI
- a CDS encoding glycerophosphoryl diester phosphodiesterase → MKASRIIGHRGLASLAPENTLVSIKAAAQHNIDWVEVDASILGDATVVLCHDDTLERCSNSQGSLLNITSEHLPSIDAGRWFSEEFSGEQIPTLTKALKLISSLNMGLNLELKPQEGISPQKITALIHPTIKKHWSSSKPLLISSFDHDILRYYRQLDLEQPLGLLYEEIDSDWHNTMQELNAVSLHCDWECLTPRLAHAITAAGYQLIVYTCNDSSAAKELWGMGVNSIISDTPHLL
- a CDS encoding LemA family protein yields the protein MLTLSIILGLIVALVLYVISLYNGLVDKRARTEEAWSGIEVQLKRRHNLIPNLIETVKGYASHEQATLETVISARNTAMQAGQTTTNSTAQAETMLSGALRQLFALAEDYPDLKANSNFLDLQGQLKELEDQIQMARRFYNGSVRELNIMVDSFPSNLVATRFSFTKFEFFELDEAEASEVKKVPSVKF